Part of the Drosophila pseudoobscura strain MV-25-SWS-2005 chromosome 2, UCI_Dpse_MV25, whole genome shotgun sequence genome, TTGGACTTGAGCGCCGCGCCCATGCTGGTTCGACGATTGTCCGAGGCAGTCGGagctgtaaataaataaagcccGATATGAGTCCCTTGGTGCGACTATGGGATTTACTTACTCTTGATAACTCCCGGCGTACTGGGCTTGGTGTGCGGACAAACGTTGCTCAGCTCGGACTGGGAGGTGGAAATATTCGTCGAGGAATTGCGATGCGAGCTGCTGTACTTTGGCCTGGCTGTGGGTGTCTGACTGCCGCTGTCGTAGTGCCTGGAGGCCGTCGACTGGCGCCGCTCCCGCATGTTGGAGCACTCGCCAGTACTGCGCTTTCCCACGGTGCTGGTTATGCTGCCGATATTGTCATCTGTCTGGGCCGAGACCGAGTTCCGTTTCTCCAAGTGGcggtgatgctgctgctggtgctgttgctgttgttgctgttgttgctgttgctgctgttggagttgcatctgctgctgctgctgctgttgctgcatttgctggtgctgctgcaggtgctgttggagctgctgctggatgggCTGCATCATCGTGGGTGCAGGCATGGCTACTGGCGTATGGGAGTGGTGCTCCACAATGGactgtttcttctttttgctaTTTCAATTAGTTAATTATGAGTTAAGGCCCTTTCTGGCTTCGAAGATGCTATACTTACGGTGGAAGCGATGGTGCCAGCATCGTGGATTGCACCGAAACGAACGAGTTGTCCATTTCCACGTGGGTGGAAGTCACGCTATCCACGGACGTCAGCTCGGTAACTTCTATTGCAGGGAGTGCGCAATGCATGAATGTATCTAGGCAGCATCCCACTCTAGTCACTCACCTGTGGTGCTGGGCATCTCCCGTCGCACTGGCGGAGCCGACAGCCTGGCAATGTCCTCGGTAAGGATGGGCTCTAGCTCGCTGCCTGCATTGGCTGTGCCGGTGCAGGTAACGCCATCAATCCACTTGCGGGCCTCCGGTCCCAATTTACGAATCAAACCCTGCAGTTCATTCTCTTTTTCCATCAGGGCCTTGCGGAAGCGACAATTGGTTTGTTTGACATCCCGCAGACGCTGCTCCAGCTCACAGACCGAGGAGTCACGACGGTTCTTCGACATGGGCCGCAGCGTGGCACGCACCCGCTTGTCCACCACGCCCTGGGGATTGCGTTTGAGTTCGACCAGCTGCAAGACGATTCGCATGATTATTAGTCGAGGTGGAAAATATAAACGGCGGGTAGATACATCAAGGAAAGATCAACTCTACGGAAAGTTATATAGGATAGAGCAGCAAGGCTATAAATAGTGACTACGGCCTTACTGCTGTTGTGGATGGGTTTTGGAATAGCTTAAGTTCATAGTTAGTCTGTAGTGTTATATAGCAATTAAAGATAAATATCTGTTTTAGAATTTAGAGTGAATTTTGTAATAATGTTGTTGTCTGTATGATAGCTAAACGACAAAACAGATCAGATCAATGTTGTCTGATCAGTCTGAATGCTCCATTCTCAATCAAATCAAGACGGACAATCAACCTGTTCAGACAATCCACCGACTGCAAACAACATTCATATCATATATCAAGATTGCACGAGTGTATATCTATAACACctacaaaaactacaaaactTCCTTACTACCAGTCTTACTTTCGGTACGAACACCAAACACAAAGTGGCTGTCgtacaaaaaattataaaaaacgAGAGTAAGACAAAAACTAGATCCTTGCGGTCCGATAGCACTAGGGATATGGCAGCGCCGGCCAGGCAGGTGATGAATACATTGTAGACCGAGAAGCCAATGTGCTTTGAATCGTTGAGAGCCGGTATTGAAACGTGGCGGGTTTCCCAGGCCAGGAACGCACCAAAGACCTAACAACAAGATAATGTTCAATTGTATTGTTCCAAATGAATTTTCAAAACGATTATCTACCCACCAAAAGAAGGCCCTTATAGGCATAGATAATGCTAACAAATATGGTCATGTGCTCGGACTGGCAATATTCGTTTTCGGGTATGACCAAAACATCATCAATGTTCTCATGATGCTGCGGAAAAGAAAGATCTTGAATAAAATTGGAAAATAATGCTATTAATGGTTCCTACCAAAGGTTCCAGTTGCTTGGTCTCTCGGTAGAACGGATCCGCAATCTGCCAGGTTGTTATAATGGCTATATCGATGGCCAACAGCACACCCACTACCATAAATAGCTGATAGTCCTTGATCACTTTTTTGTTCAACTTCAGATCGGTGAAGATTGAATGAACACGCCAGGTCTTCGAGAACATTGCCCCAAAGCTCAGGCTGAAGCCGGCCATCAAAATCCAAGCCCGGGCGGTGCAAATGTAGGGGAAGGCAGCCACACTGCTTAACGTGGTGTCGAGGCCCAGGAAGATTATGCTCAAATAGGTCAGCATGCAGCCCACTATGATCAGGTTATTCAGATGCGGACTGGACATTTTTATATAGCTACAAGAGACAACAAAGAGAACAAATATAGGGGAAGGAAGACAATGATATTAGTAGGTAACTCTTACCGCTGGTTGCGATACTTGATGTTGAAAGCCAGAAAGACGGTTGCAATAATCACACCGATGACGGAGGCACTGGCCGAAACAATGTATATGGTGGGATTCACCTGGCTGTGCTCAATGTAGATCAGCGTGCGATCCTTGGGCGGTGTCTTGCCCACCCAGCGCACTGGCTTGCCGAGGCTCAGGTCCAGATGCGACTTTTGCGAATGATATTCACCGATCTTCTCCATTTGACCCAACTGGAATTGATTGACCAGAATGTTGGCCTTGCGCTCGTTGTTATAAAACCGGACTGGACCCTAAAGAATGACggaaatacaatacaataattCAGAGGAAACATATACGTAAATGCAGGTATACAAACCGTTACGCCCTCGAAGGAGGTATTGCGCAAGGCTTCTAGGAAGACGTCCTCCCAGTCCTGAACGCGATAATCGAAATGTGTCAAGATGTCCTCGCGTTTCTCTGCCACATACTGTATGGCCAGAGCGGCAGCCCAGATGCCATCATAGGTGTAGCCATGGAAGCGAGAGTATTCCGTGCCGCGCAGCCTGTCGTACTCCACCAAGTACTCATCCGCTGTCTGTAAAAATGGATTTAATTAATACTCAAAGGTATCATGGCGGAAATAACGATACACTTACAATTCCTGCCACAGTGATGTCCCCGCTGGTGGACAACGGCAGTAGATCCACCAGAATGGCACCCTCCAAGGCAGTAGCGATCTCCTCCACGCTGCATTCGCTGTCCTGGGTAACGTTCCACCAATCGGTTGAGTAGGTGGCCATTATCAGCCACTGATAGGCACGGCCATACATTTCCAATCTGCAAGACATAGATTTAGATATCTAACCATTCGGATACCATGAGCCTTGCACTCACTTGTAGGCCTCGCAGAAGGCCTTGCGGGCAAAATGTTCATTGAAGTTGCCCAGAATAATGCGCACATCCTTTTCCCGTAGCTTTTTTAGCGACTCGGCCACATCGTTGACAAAGCTCTGGGTCTCCACAACCTCCACCTCCATGGAGTCGAGATCGGCCACCATGTGATTATGGGGCAGTGAGTAGCGAGGCTCGTTCTGGTACACAGTGCCCACTCGCGTCCAATTGAACTCCTTGAGGAGCGCTAGCCGAGGCGCATTGAAGGCATTCTCCGAGGGCACCACGCGGAAGAAGTTCGGGAAGGCATCCTTGGTGAACATGGGATGGGTGTCCGCGTAGCTCAGCTGTGTCAGATGCCAATGCTTGCTGGCCTTCGCTATGGGATCGGTGACGTGGGTGCAGGCGGCCCCAAACAGCATCACCTTGTTTGGCCCCGAGTGCATCATGTCGAAGAATGATTTCACACCCACCGCAGCATTGCACTTTAAAGGGAATCCACCATTAAGCCACCACTGAAAATGGTACATTTCGACTCTCCTCCCACTTACCTGCGTGTCATTCCACCACATATGCAGCCTGTAGTTGGCCAGTATCTTGCCATGCTCATTAACATGACCCAGTGCCAGCTTCACGCTGGGCATGACCCCGCGTCCAGTGTACGAGTTCTCCACGCCATCGCCGTAGGGGAAAAATCCCGCTATATACACATCCGATCGCTTAGCTGTCCTGCTCCAAGCACAGCTGACACATAGCAGGAGGACGGCTACGAATGGGAACCAGCTCCTCGGTAACATGTTAGGCGCGTGGACTGCAAAACgtttctggctataataacaAGTGGAGAAGGACATGAACTTGGAGCCCCTAATCGGTTTGTATCGGTGGGTGTCCAGGTGAGCCAAGGCCTCCCGGTGGCAAGGCTGCGCCCACTGGGTGTGTTCGTGTATACACAAATGGTTATGGATGCATGGGTATATGTCGTTGAATGGAAAGGCGGGGCGCAAGGCTAAGGCTAAGGCTAGTAAAATTGCTTTAAATTGCAGCACCAAGGCTGCACTGTACTGTTTAGCAATTAGAAAGAAATTTGCACTTCCACCTCAGCACATTTGCATTATTTAGTGGGGATAAAGAACCCACTGCTCCATTCATCTAATTCTTAGAACTTATCGCCACAGGCATACCTACCAGCGTTGTTTATCCTTTGGTTCACAAATCTTTCACCGCTGAAGGCATGTTACCagcttatttttaatttaactttttactTCTAATGGTGCCTTTGCAGTTGCGAGGGTCCGAAAAATTATGTATCCCCCTAACTTGACACTTGGCTGACAGGACCCAAGTGGAGGCGGAAGTGCGCATGTCCCTTGCCCGAGTGGTGACAGCTCTGCCTTGGCCTAGGCTTTTCAACCCCCGATCCCCTGGAAGCAAAGTATCGCCGACCATTTGGTAAACATCCAGGCAACAGGTGGATCCATCCGCACTCAGCAGCTGTTCACCATTTGTTTTGACCGTTACCATGGACTACACGAATGGTAATGTGAAGAAAAACGAGGCAGTCAATtatcaaattgaaaattgtcaGTACAGGCAATGGAGGACTATGCGCCGAGCCGCTATAAAATGCTCGAGAAAATTGGCGAAGGTGTCCATGGCTGCGTGTTTAAGGCCATCGATTTACAGCGCAACAAGGAAGTGGCCATCAAAAAGGTTGCTCTAAAGAACAAATTCGGTAACATTTCGCTCAACACTTTGCGAGAAATCAAGACACTGCAGCTGTGCAAGTCGGAATTTGTAAGCGTACCTTATAAATTAAGGGCCCATTAACTCATTAACTAATTAATCATAGATCCTGGACATTGTCGATATATATCCTGATCTGACTGGACTGTCGCTGGTGTTGGAATATCACCCCGACACCCTGTACAGTCGCCTTAAGAGCGAAGTGAATCCCCTTAGCCGCCAGCAGGTGCGCAAGTTCGCCCACCAAATGTTTAAGGGGATTGCCTACCTCCACGAAGCGGGTCTGATGCACAGGGACATCAAGCCAGCCAATTTGCTCATCAGTGACACGGATATGCTGAAAATCGCCGACTTTGGCCTGGCTCGTCTCTACTTTCCAGAAGAGGAGTCGCGTCTGTATTCGCCTCAAGTCTCGACGCGCTGGTATCGTGCTCCGGAAATACTCTGGGGCAGTCAGAAGTACAGCCCTGGCGTGGACATGTGGGCAGCAGGTACACATTCACATTCCTTTCTGAATGAGTTTCAATAGTTTGTTAATTTAGGCTGCGTGGTGGCGGAGATGTTGCGTGGTGTGCCTCTCTTTGCTGGCACAACGGACATCGAACAGTTGGCCATCATAATACGCACTTTGGGGAGTCCTCGTCTCAATCAGTGGCCAGAGTTGACTTCCTTGCCAGACTACAGCAAGATACGGTAAGTTTTTGGCTGCTTAAATGTTATCCTGCGTTAGTCATACAATTTTCGTTGCTTTGGATAGATTTCCCAACTCTGTGGGCATACACTGGGACAATTTGTTTCCGAGCTGCACGCACGCAGTGGAGATTAGTCTGGTTTCGAATTTGGTCGTATACAATCCCAAGAACCGGCTTAGCGCTAGCGAGGTACGTTCTCAACTCCACATAAATGTGTCTTTACACACTTAACAAACGCGTATTCCTATATTTTCAGGCAGTCGAACATAATTATTTCCACTAATTACATGTCTATGTACAAATCTAGTAAGCATCTAAGAATTCTCAGATTCCTTGTATCTGTAAGGAGAAATAATCAATTAGCTGTAGAACAACATGAACCTGCACCTGTTGCCTTTGACACTTACTTGCACTTCAGACAGGTGAAGAACACTGTCTGACCCTCGTCCGCCGATCGCAGCTGTAAGGTGGCATAAGACATCTTATCGTGTCCGCATTTGGGGCATTTGCGCTCCACAACGGGCCCATCAGCCTCCGAAGACTCGGACTCGCGCTTCGTCCTGTTGAAGACTTTGCTGGGATCGTAGGTGTTGAACTGTATGCTGTACTCGGTCTTCTCCCCGCCGTACACTGTTAAAGAAGCCGCTGCGTCAAGGAGGAGTACTTGGAAATGGTCTAAAACTGAGGCTCACCATCGGGCAGGAACTCCTGGTGGCAATTGTGGCAAATGACGTTGCCCTTTACTTGCAGGGGTGGCAATATAGAGCCGCAAGACGGGCAAAATCCGGGGCAATTGTTAaaagtttccatttccaaaaTTTCAAAACAACTTTCCGCACCGCACGTGCTACTCGATACTTATCGAACAAATATacggtccgaccctcagaaatataccgaaatatatcgtctcattttaaaaatataccgtaaatatactgaaaaattcaagttatattttacatattccacgtttttgatattccgtaaaatattactagctatatagaatatttagccatgcccacataattttctacgattgatgaatcaattttctacaagattggatagtttttaatccttgcttttattgtatttattgtaaaaacagggttaaacgaaaaagtccAACCAAAAAagagtcgcaatgttgctggtatttaaagacgtgatgcgtgtatagccctttgtacaccctatttcgctaattttatatgaagatcaaacgaaatttattaagaccttttctcaaattgatattctttagacatattcaagtacattattagtatcctgtgtatatttatgtcgatcctgatacctacggagccttggaagacaaacatattcacaattctataacatccatttgccccagggtatgtgtgcatggaattagcaacatgtttgtgtatggaatgagactcattgttgcaatagcgaaactgcggcgaatcgggtattgcctatatttcaagctatatagatttgcccactTGGCTTTAccccatagataaatgcattttctacaagattgcttcttttaattacctttatgtattttattttgaccaaaaaacggttttcaagtaaatgttgccgcaacttttgtgtatggaatgcgcaacatttgtgtatggaatgagactcattgttgctaaagcgaactgcggcgaactgcggcgaattaaaattttctcatattctttgttccgttgaataatactatctatatagaacatttagccatgcccactcaatttcgtacgattgatgaatcaattctatacatgattggtctattccaaatacttgcttttattggatttctatataaaattgaaaattaaattaatagattgaagaaaatggacaaaaataccatgggagtgcggcgaaaaccagtatttctgcagtatgaccctcagaacagcaccgaaatatacaaaatataccgattggtgcgcgccaaatctaacttttttgaatgtgagcgacaaggatttaaatgttgtcaaccggccCATTACCGATGCAACAAATACGACGAATCTCTCAATTTTGATCTTCCTTCGAATatcagctatatagaacatttagccatgcccacataattttatccgattagtgaatctgttttctaattgactggcTTATATtgaatacttgcttttatggcattttgcgtaaaacgCGGTTTTAGCaaaaatggtcaaacaaaaaaacgtaataaaacgtaagagCAAAAGTTCCTATTGCGctattttgatattccgttgaataatgctgactaactaaaATCTTTAGATCTGCCCATATAATTTTaggccattgatgaatacattttctacaagattggctacttttaagtactcccatttattgtattttgactacaGCAAGgtgtaaacaaaaaaggtcaacaaaaaaGTGACAACGTAGTGAGAATGGAATACGTAACCACATAACCGGAGTTTGGGCTTAGGTATACCCTATTTCCAAGCTGTTTTAAATCGtaattaaataaagaaattatttaaaattgatatgttttagacATAGTCATGCATATGGTTAGGGTTGTAAATATATCTCGATCCAGATACCCATTCAAAAAATGTATGAAGTACGCCATATAACGGTGATAAGTGATCTTCTTTCTGTGATCTTGAAACATTCGTTGCTTGTCTATTCCGCCTTCTTCCCGGCGGTGTGGTCATTAAAAATATGTCATACGAATGTATGTAGTCAGTAGGTATTTATTACTTATGGttcttgtatatatgtacatatttatattcatactcgtatttaagtatgtatttacatatttcaGGCAGGACGACGTTGTTATCTCGCcgaatgtatgtacatatgtaaagaAATAATGCTTCGGTGCAATTCAGATCGCCTTATCTCCTTCCAAGCAGGCGCTGGGACAAACCTCCTCATAAGCCTCGGTGTCGCTGTCGTCATCCCGTTTGAGGAATTCTTTGCGAATG contains:
- the GABA-B-R2 gene encoding gamma-aminobutyric acid type B receptor subunit 2 isoform X1, yielding MSKLAGLMSLCIRPASWSQKRFAVHAPNMLPRSWFPFVAVLLLCVSCAWSRTAKRSDVYIAGFFPYGDGVENSYTGRGVMPSVKLALGHVNEHGKILANYRLHMWWNDTQCNAAVGVKSFFDMMHSGPNKVMLFGAACTHVTDPIAKASKHWHLTQLSYADTHPMFTKDAFPNFFRVVPSENAFNAPRLALLKEFNWTRVGTVYQNEPRYSLPHNHMVADLDSMEVEVVETQSFVNDVAESLKKLREKDVRIILGNFNEHFARKAFCEAYKLEMYGRAYQWLIMATYSTDWWNVTQDSECSVEEIATALEGAILVDLLPLSTSGDITVAGITADEYLVEYDRLRGTEYSRFHGYTYDGIWAAALAIQYVAEKREDILTHFDYRVQDWEDVFLEALRNTSFEGVTGPVRFYNNERKANILVNQFQLGQMEKIGEYHSQKSHLDLSLGKPVRWVGKTPPKDRTLIYIEHSQVNPTIYIVSASASVIGVIIATVFLAFNIKYRNQRYIKMSSPHLNNLIIVGCMLTYLSIIFLGLDTTLSSVAAFPYICTARAWILMAGFSLSFGAMFSKTWRVHSIFTDLKLNKKVIKDYQLFMVVGVLLAIDIAIITTWQIADPFYRETKQLEPLHHENIDDVLVIPENEYCQSEHMTIFVSIIYAYKGLLLVFGAFLAWETRHVSIPALNDSKHIGFSVYNVFITCLAGAAISLVLSDRKDLVFVLLSFFIIFCTTATLCLVFVPKVRLVLVELKRNPQGVVDKRVRATLRPMSKNRRDSSVCELEQRLRDVKQTNCRFRKALMEKENELQGLIRKLGPEARKWIDGVTCTGTANAGSELEPILTEDIARLSAPPVRREMPSTTEVTELTSVDSVTSTHVEMDNSFVSVQSTMLAPSLPPKKKKQSIVEHHSHTPVAMPAPTMMQPIQQQLQQHLQQHQQMQQQQQQQQMQLQQQQQQQQQQQQQHQQQHHRHLEKRNSVSAQTDDNIGSITSTVGKRSTGECSNMRERRQSTASRHYDSGSQTPTARPKYSSSHRNSSTNISTSQSELSNVCPHTKPSTPGVIKTPTASDNRRTSMGAALKSNFVVSQSDLWDTHTLSHAKQRQSPRYASPQRCTEHHGHVMTYDPNTTSPIQRSVSEKNRNKHRPKPQKGTVCQSETDSERERDPPPSSQPCIQPRKISRNSNIQHAAHHHSSPNVAPDKQRKQRTKNESSIYGASSETELLEGETAILPIFRKLLTEKSPNYRGRSVVGQSCPNISIKCDIVEYL
- the GABA-B-R2 gene encoding gamma-aminobutyric acid type B receptor subunit 2 isoform X3; translation: MSKLAGLMSLCIRPASWSQKRFAVHAPNMLPRSWFPFVAVLLLCVSCAWSRTAKRSDVYIAGFFPYGDGVENSYTGRGVMPSVKLALGHVNEHGKILANYRLHMWWNDTQCNAAVGVKSFFDMMHSGPNKVMLFGAACTHVTDPIAKASKHWHLTQLSYADTHPMFTKDAFPNFFRVVPSENAFNAPRLALLKEFNWTRVGTVYQNEPRYSLPHNHMVADLDSMEVEVVETQSFVNDVAESLKKLREKDVRIILGNFNEHFARKAFCEAYKLEMYGRAYQWLIMATYSTDWWNVTQDSECSVEEIATALEGAILVDLLPLSTSGDITVAGITADEYLVEYDRLRGTEYSRFHGYTYDGIWAAALAIQYVAEKREDILTHFDYRVQDWEDVFLEALRNTSFEGVTGPVRFYNNERKANILVNQFQLGQMEKIGEYHSQKSHLDLSLGKPVRWVGKTPPKDRTLIYIEHSQVNPTIYIVSASASVIGVIIATVFLAFNIKYRNQRYIKMSSPHLNNLIIVGCMLTYLSIIFLGLDTTLSSVAAFPYICTARAWILMAGFSLSFGAMFSKTWRVHSIFTDLKLNKKVIKDYQLFMVVGVLLAIDIAIITTWQIADPFYRETKQLEPLHHENIDDVLVIPENEYCQSEHMTIFVSIIYAYKGLLLVFGAFLAWETRHVSIPALNDSKHIGFSVYNVFITCLAGAAISLVLSDRKDLVFVLLSFFIIFCTTATLCLVFVPKLVELKRNPQGVVDKRVRATLRPMSKNRRDSSVCELEQRLRDVKQTNCRFRKALMEKENELQGLIRKLGPEARKWIDGVTCTGTANAGSELEPILTEDIARLSAPPVRREMPSTTEVTELTSVDSVTSTHVEMDNSFVSVQSTMLAPSLPPKKKKQSIVEHHSHTPVAMPAPTMMQPIQQQLQQHLQQHQQMQQQQQQQQMQLQQQQQQQQQQQQQHQQQHHRHLEKRNSVSAQTDDNIGSITSTVGKRSTGECSNMRERRQSTASRHYDSGSQTPTARPKYSSSHRNSSTNISTSQSELSNVCPHTKPSTPGVIKTPTASDNRRTSMGAALKSNFVVSQSDLWDTHTLSHAKQRQSPRYASPQRCTEHHGHVMTYDPNTTSPIQRSVSEKNRNKHRPKPQKGTVCQSETDSERERDPPPSSQPCIQPRKISRNSNIQHAAHHHSSPNVAPDKQRKQRTKNESSIYGASSETELLEGETAILPIFRKLLTEKSPNYRGRSVVGQSCPNISIKCDIVEYL
- the LOC4800963 gene encoding cyclin-dependent kinase 20, whose protein sequence is MLRGVPLFAGTTDIEQLAIIIRTLGSPRLNQWPELTSLPDYSKIRFPNSVGIHWDNLFPSCTHAVEISLVSNLVVYNPKNRLSASEAVEHNYFH
- the GABA-B-R2 gene encoding gamma-aminobutyric acid type B receptor subunit 2 isoform X5, yielding MLPRSWFPFVAVLLLCVSCAWSRTAKRSDVYIAGFFPYGDGVENSYTGRGVMPSVKLALGHVNEHGKILANYRLHMWWNDTQCNAAVGVKSFFDMMHSGPNKVMLFGAACTHVTDPIAKASKHWHLTQLSYADTHPMFTKDAFPNFFRVVPSENAFNAPRLALLKEFNWTRVGTVYQNEPRYSLPHNHMVADLDSMEVEVVETQSFVNDVAESLKKLREKDVRIILGNFNEHFARKAFCEAYKLEMYGRAYQWLIMATYSTDWWNVTQDSECSVEEIATALEGAILVDLLPLSTSGDITVAGITADEYLVEYDRLRGTEYSRFHGYTYDGIWAAALAIQYVAEKREDILTHFDYRVQDWEDVFLEALRNTSFEGVTGPVRFYNNERKANILVNQFQLGQMEKIGEYHSQKSHLDLSLGKPVRWVGKTPPKDRTLIYIEHSQVNPTIYIVSASASVIGVIIATVFLAFNIKYRNQRYIKMSSPHLNNLIIVGCMLTYLSIIFLGLDTTLSSVAAFPYICTARAWILMAGFSLSFGAMFSKTWRVHSIFTDLKLNKKVIKDYQLFMVVGVLLAIDIAIITTWQIADPFYRETKQLEPLHHENIDDVLVIPENEYCQSEHMTIFVSIIYAYKGLLLVFGAFLAWETRHVSIPALNDSKHIGFSVYNVFITCLAGAAISLVLSDRKDLVFVLLSFFIIFCTTATLCLVFVPKVRLVLVELKRNPQGVVDKRVRATLRPMSKNRRDSSVCELEQRLRDVKQTNCRFRKALMEKENELQGLIRKLGPEARKWIDGVTCTGTANAGSELEPILTEDIARLSAPPVRREMPSTTEVTELTSVDSVTSTHVEMDNSFVSVQSTMLAPSLPPKKKKQSIVEHHSHTPVAMPAPTMMQPIQQQLQQHLQQHQQMQQQQQQQQMQLQQQQQQQQQQQQQHQQQHHRHLEKRNSVSAQTDDNIGSITSTVGKRSTGECSNMRERRQSTASRHYDSGSQTPTARPKYSSSHRNSSTNISTSQSELSNVCPHTKPSTPGVIKTPTASDNRRTSMGAALKSNFVVSQSDLWDTHTLSHAKQRQSPRYASPQRCTEHHGHVMTYDPNTTSPIQRSVSEKNRNKHRPKPQKGTVCQSETDSERERDPPPSSQPCIQPRKISRNSNIQHAAHHHSSPNVAPDKQRKQRTKNESSIYGASSETELLEGETAILPIFRKLLTEKSPNYRGRSVVGQSCPNISIKCDIVEYL
- the GABA-B-R2 gene encoding gamma-aminobutyric acid type B receptor subunit 2 isoform X4, which translates into the protein MSKLAGLMSLCIRPASWSQKRFAVHAPNMLPRSWFPFVAVLLLCVSCAWSRTAKRSDVYIAGFFPYGDGVENSYTGRGVMPSVKLALGHVNEHGKILANYRLHMWWNDTQCNAAVGVKSFFDMMHSGPNKVMLFGAACTHVTDPIAKASKHWHLTQLSYADTHPMFTKDAFPNFFRVVPSENAFNAPRLALLKEFNWTRVGTVYQNEPRYSLPHNHMVADLDSMEVEVVETQSFVNDVAESLKKLREKDVRIILGNFNEHFARKAFCEAYKLEMYGRAYQWLIMATYSTDWWNVTQDSECSVEEIATALEGAILVDLLPLSTSGDITVAGITADEYLVEYDRLRGTEYSRFHGYTYDGIWAAALAIQYVAEKREDILTHFDYRVQDWEDVFLEALRNTSFEGVTGPVRFYNNERKANILVNQFQLGQMEKIGEYHSQKSHLDLSLGKPVRWVGKTPPKDRTLIYIEHSQVNPTIYIVSASASVIGVIIATVFLAFNIKYRNQRYIKMSSPHLNNLIIVGCMLTYLSIIFLGLDTTLSSVAAFPYICTARAWILMAGFSLSFGAMFSKTWRVHSIFTDLKLNKKVIKDYQLFMVVGVLLAIDIAIITTWQIADPFYRETKQLEPLHHENIDDVLVIPENEYCQSEHMTIFVSIIYAYKGLLLVFGAFLAWETRHVSIPALNDSKHIGFSVYNVFITCLAGAAISLVLSDRKDLVFVLLSFFIIFCTTATLCLVFVPKLVELKRNPQGVVDKRVRATLRPMSKNRRDSSVCELEQRLRDVKQTNCRFRKALMEKENELQGLIRKLGPEARKWIDGVTCTGTANAGSELEPILTEDIARLSAPPVRREMPSTTVTELTSVDSVTSTHVEMDNSFVSVQSTMLAPSLPPKKKKQSIVEHHSHTPVAMPAPTMMQPIQQQLQQHLQQHQQMQQQQQQQQMQLQQQQQQQQQQQQQHQQQHHRHLEKRNSVSAQTDDNIGSITSTVGKRSTGECSNMRERRQSTASRHYDSGSQTPTARPKYSSSHRNSSTNISTSQSELSNVCPHTKPSTPGVIKTPTASDNRRTSMGAALKSNFVVSQSDLWDTHTLSHAKQRQSPRYASPQRCTEHHGHVMTYDPNTTSPIQRSVSEKNRNKHRPKPQKGTVCQSETDSERERDPPPSSQPCIQPRKISRNSNIQHAAHHHSSPNVAPDKQRKQRTKNESSIYGASSETELLEGETAILPIFRKLLTEKSPNYRGRSVVGQSCPNISIKCDIVEYL
- the GABA-B-R2 gene encoding gamma-aminobutyric acid type B receptor subunit 2 isoform X2 codes for the protein MSKLAGLMSLCIRPASWSQKRFAVHAPNMLPRSWFPFVAVLLLCVSCAWSRTAKRSDVYIAGFFPYGDGVENSYTGRGVMPSVKLALGHVNEHGKILANYRLHMWWNDTQCNAAVGVKSFFDMMHSGPNKVMLFGAACTHVTDPIAKASKHWHLTQLSYADTHPMFTKDAFPNFFRVVPSENAFNAPRLALLKEFNWTRVGTVYQNEPRYSLPHNHMVADLDSMEVEVVETQSFVNDVAESLKKLREKDVRIILGNFNEHFARKAFCEAYKLEMYGRAYQWLIMATYSTDWWNVTQDSECSVEEIATALEGAILVDLLPLSTSGDITVAGITADEYLVEYDRLRGTEYSRFHGYTYDGIWAAALAIQYVAEKREDILTHFDYRVQDWEDVFLEALRNTSFEGVTGPVRFYNNERKANILVNQFQLGQMEKIGEYHSQKSHLDLSLGKPVRWVGKTPPKDRTLIYIEHSQVNPTIYIVSASASVIGVIIATVFLAFNIKYRNQRYIKMSSPHLNNLIIVGCMLTYLSIIFLGLDTTLSSVAAFPYICTARAWILMAGFSLSFGAMFSKTWRVHSIFTDLKLNKKVIKDYQLFMVVGVLLAIDIAIITTWQIADPFYRETKQLEPLHHENIDDVLVIPENEYCQSEHMTIFVSIIYAYKGLLLVFGAFLAWETRHVSIPALNDSKHIGFSVYNVFITCLAGAAISLVLSDRKDLVFVLLSFFIIFCTTATLCLVFVPKVRLVLVELKRNPQGVVDKRVRATLRPMSKNRRDSSVCELEQRLRDVKQTNCRFRKALMEKENELQGLIRKLGPEARKWIDGVTCTGTANAGSELEPILTEDIARLSAPPVRREMPSTTVTELTSVDSVTSTHVEMDNSFVSVQSTMLAPSLPPKKKKQSIVEHHSHTPVAMPAPTMMQPIQQQLQQHLQQHQQMQQQQQQQQMQLQQQQQQQQQQQQQHQQQHHRHLEKRNSVSAQTDDNIGSITSTVGKRSTGECSNMRERRQSTASRHYDSGSQTPTARPKYSSSHRNSSTNISTSQSELSNVCPHTKPSTPGVIKTPTASDNRRTSMGAALKSNFVVSQSDLWDTHTLSHAKQRQSPRYASPQRCTEHHGHVMTYDPNTTSPIQRSVSEKNRNKHRPKPQKGTVCQSETDSERERDPPPSSQPCIQPRKISRNSNIQHAAHHHSSPNVAPDKQRKQRTKNESSIYGASSETELLEGETAILPIFRKLLTEKSPNYRGRSVVGQSCPNISIKCDIVEYL